The Coffea arabica cultivar ET-39 chromosome 2c, Coffea Arabica ET-39 HiFi, whole genome shotgun sequence genome includes the window CTTAATTGTAAAAAGACAATTCTATTTTCCTTTACCCTTTCCcttgccttgaccctttttggCTTCAAGCTTGGCTTGTATGCGAGCAGCAGCAGCTGCCTTAGCTTCCTCTCTCCTCTTCTTCTCTTCCTCCTTGGTTGCAGCGGCAAcctccctttgtttcttgagcTCCCTGGTTGTCAAAACAAGCAAAGAGATAGAATAAGTCTAAGTCTCATACTGCACTGACTTAAACGGAAATGTGAATGATTGACAAGAAATAAATTACTCCAGCCTAGCCCTTTCATCCGAAACACTACTCAGACTTGCACCCCTCCTAGGCCTGCACGTCACCAACTCCACCTCAAAGATGAGTATCGCACTGCATTACATCATTTGACAACAATGCAACTTAGTTTTAAACAAGAATGAGAAAGGTGATCCAAGAATAAACAAACTCAATAAGTGAAACTTCACGAGGTAAACACAATCACTAGGCATGCCATCTAGATAAAAACGACAGTTCCCAGCATTAGATAGTTTGGAAAGTCAAATCCGGCTAGCAACCCAAAAATAGATGTAACAGATCATTTCTAGTTAAGTTAATTGGGAAGTTACAAAGGATGATACTTCTCCAGATATCACCACTTAAAAATTCAATTCGTTTTGCAGTGACGGTCACTATTTCATGGATGCTGGAGACCACATTTTGGGTAAGTGGTCTTCTTCACTTAACCAGTTCACGCAAGTAGAGGAGCATAATGACCCAAAAAGATTGGAGTATTTCAATAAGCCAATGGAAACCAAAAAGATATTTGGCTTCCTTTATCTTTGACAAACTCAGTGGAACTTGGACTGCTAATGCTTTGCCTGATACATCTAGAACGTTTCACTTCTGTTGTCAAGTGAAATTATAAGCTGAACTTAAAAGAGGGGGAAATTTTTTAGAGAAGGAAACTCTTACTCAGGGGGTACTTCTGGTGGAGAACCAGCACTTCCGTATGCATACTCTGGCATGCATGTGATCTTTGCAACCTCCCCAACCTGGAGAAACCCATGAAATGCAGGAAGTAATTTATCTGGACAACAAATTATGTTATGAGAACAGGACACCGACCTTCATAGTTCTCAACGCAACATCCCAAGCCTTAATCACAGAGCCCTTGCCCACTTCAAATGTGAAAACAGTATTATCTTCCCGTGTAGTGTCAAAAACTTCACCAGTATCAGCAAGAATACCTTCGTAATGAACTGCATCCAGAAGAAAAATCAATTAATCATTATCAGTCAAGCCCACTAGTCCTATGTGCCTCTTAACTGATATAGCAATtactaaattaaaataattcTTACAATGGGAAACCAGATTAAAACTTTTCCCATGGTGGATTAATTCCATTAAGCCCTTAGTTTGTATGACTAGCAAAACTGCTGGATATGTTTAAACTGACATTCTGTTCATATGAACTTACCATCCACGAGTGGAAGACTCTCCGATGGAGCAATTGCATCAGGTTTGGCATGCCGAACAATGGTCTTCAAGACGCCTCCATCTCCAGTTAAATCAATCGTATCACTCATGGTTTCTAAAGTTTAACCAACCTGGGTAGTTAGTTGTACACACCAGCATTAAACACATAAAACGCTATCTGAGGAAATTGTTTTGACAATGCACTGAAAGTTGAATACTCAAACTGCTGAACTTTATAGTGAATTTCACGCACAAAGGGTGAGAATCTTTGGATAAAGTTTCTGAATTTCATAGTCTATGAAAcataaatgagaaaaaaaaagcaagcaGGATAGAAAAATGAACAATCTGTGCATAAAACGTcatttggatgaattttcagTACAAGTCATTGGTTAGCTTGAATTAGAATTTTACTGCGGAAGAAATCCTTTTTTGAGAGGTAAAACAAATCACGATCAGGATGCCCGAAAAATACTTTCCAAGCTAAATAATTAGAGAACTTCCTTGAAACGTTTAAACCGCAGTTTCTTTCCCCAATACAAAACACCAAGAAAGGCTCAATAAACCAAACTACTAAACTATCGGTGAGCAAGCATCTAAATTATAGGATTCACTATACAATTTAGAAGAGTATTGGTGAGCTTTGACCCAATCAACCCAGTCAAATTCAGCTTTaattagaaaagggaaaaagtggtcaaattcatatttaattagtgaatttacagtacccaaaaaaaaagcataaagATAACGAAATTGGCAAGCAATAAATGCAGGCAGTAAAGTTGATGCTGCAAAAAGTACAAATCAGACGAAAAGTAGGAATCTTGGAAGAGAACTAGGGTTTAGAAGGGAAGAAAATTGTACCTTAACGACGGAAAAGGAAGCAGCCGAAGTGATCGGAGGGGAAGGGTTGGGTAGGAGTTGGAGGAAAACAGAGGGGTATGATCGGAgatttgatgatgatgatggagGCAGTCGCCGGCCATAAAGCTTCAGGCGCTTTTTGTATCCTGTGCTAAGGGTTGGTCGGTTTTTCAACTTGTTATCCCTTCTGTCTGGCTACTCGTTTTATACCATTTGGAAAGTGCTGCAGAAATTGGGTTTGTAGCGTCTCCACGCGCGCCATCCAGTCAAGGCAGTCGTTATGTATGGTTGTCATACAGGCCCAACAAAGGGTCTAGTCTTTCTTTAAAGGAAACAGCCATATTACTAGCCCAGACAGCCATATTACTAGCCCAGAAGCCCACGAGAGACATCTAATAATAGGTAGAGATACTGCAAACCTATAATGTTTTTGGACAATTGTCTTTTGCTTCTGGTGCCATCCTCTCGTTAGATGTCTCTGTACCGAGAAAAATATAAACTATGAATAAATATGACCATACAGAAATGTTATATAggttaaattttatattaatacGTCTTCGTCTGAtcaattcacttttttttttttttaacaaagagCCTGAAACTATTAATTCTTAAAGTCTCGACTTTAGTCATTAGATCAAGATATCCTCGACTGATCAATTTACCTTTCACAAAACAAAACGATCGAGAAGGTCCAacaaatttcttgtttctagTGGCGTCAATGGATTATATGTTTGTTGTTGGGTTGAATCTAAATGGTTCCATTCACAATTGGAACACATCTCTAATATTAGAATACCAATCCACCTAGGTCAGTTTGGGCCTGCGCGTATGAAATTGACCCCGTTTGCCATGCCACTCAATCATGAGTAGGCATTCTTCAATTCTAAAGCATGCTTTGGATTATAGTTGATTCGCTTTTATGTTTCCAGCTGAAATCATGTCAAGCCTATTGAAATTTGTTAAAGTCTGATCACATTTGTTTCATGACTAATTAAAGGTCAGTATTCAATCTCTCCCTTGGGTTACAGCAAGGCTGAGGCCCACTTACATAGCTACATACAACACAAGCTCTACCTTTAGCACATAGTTCCAAACTCACCTTATGTTTTACTAGTCGTTCATCATTTATGTGGCATGCCCATTTAGCCTTATTTCTCACTTTTTAtgtcttttccttgttttcttggtGGACAGCAAGGAATATGTACTTTTCTTGAGAAAATGGCCCAAAGGTCCGCTGACTGGGGGCTGATAGTTTCGATTGCGTCGGTCCAAGTTACCTAGTAAGATCCAGCAATAATGACCTTTAAGAGCCTCAATCGTAATGGATTCCCATCTGATTTAGCCAACAACATTAAATACCCATCACAGTTCCCACAAAGGCCACAAAGAATCGGATCTGGCCCAGATGtaacaaataaaaaggaaatgagaaaagtatatacatattttttttaaaaaaaaaaaagtacaaaaatgGACTGCATGTGAATCTTGGAGAATTGGGGGGTTGGAGACCAGCGTCCAGAAATCGCACGTGAACAGCTTGACCATTGAAGGGTGACTGGTGATTCTCTTGAATCGCCGATGCAGTCAAACGACCCCGATTTATTCCCCGATCTTATCTTATGTATGCTTTGCTCATACAATCGACGGGATTCGAAATGGGACTAAACTATCATGGATCTCTAAGTAATACGTCTACGTCCAATGTATTTGCTGACCTGGATCAAATGGTTTCAGTAAACAGATCAAATCCTTGCAGATATGTGCCATCAAAATCGCAAGTTTTTACTAAAATTCCAGCGGATCAACGATTCATTACTTGACGTTCCTTACTGACACTGTACtaaaaatatgtttaaaaaaaaaaaaagaagtagatCTAGGAAATATCAAAGGAGTATAACTTGGagtgcaaaaaagaaaaataaaatgttcGTTTGGGATGTTACCATATTGTAGACCGCTTTTGCAGTCTTAACGCATATCGAGTAATGAAAACGTGTTTTCTAAACTCCAACAAGACTTTTCATttagattgcaatttaaattaATAGGGTCCCGCTTGAGTAATAGGAAGAATTCAAAATGCATTGTAACGACCATTTAGCTTAACAAATACTGATCGTGTcattaaagggataattttagaaacctcatCACTCGATggggtttctgacaatttcacttaacactcttaaaattttttatagcaCACAAGCGTATTCAAGTTCAATTTATTATACTATCAACGCAATCTTTATTGTTTCGTACCATCACAGCAAGTTCTACATTTTTTATTTCTACAAGATAAATCTTGCACCTAAGCAGCACAACCAGGACGGCCTTCATGAATGGTAGTGCTGTTCTTTATTCTATGTAGTTAAAATTGTTTGTTCTGATGAATTTGAGCTTGGTATCTATTAGACCATGCATATGTATCAAAGGGATCAAATTATCTTCGAAATAACAAGAAGCATAGTAGAGTAGTATCGGATGCTGCCGAGGGCGGGACCTCCAAGCAGACGATCATGTGAGGATGGGTCCATTAGACAATGGCCATGTGAGGGATGGTGTAGGAGCCTCCCACCATTTGATTGATGTTATCTCTGCGACTATCCTACCGATTGTTGCCACGTGGAAATgctaacaaaattttctcaggCCTCTCCCGCAGGTAAGACGTTTGATGTGACTGTTGACCCAACCTGACCGTTTTCTGTGTTGCTATGATTTTTAAACATTTGGGACGAGGGCCTGGACGGTTGTCTGACAGCCGTTTCAGGCAGTTCACGGTCTGGATGAGGTctcaaaaatttgtgcggctcAGATCATATTTTGTAATTCGATTTTTACGTCGTGTGGGATCCATAAAAATATTGTTCTATTGTTACTCGCTATTGTTATATCATGTACAGATGATGTTACATCATATACAAATGATGTTACACCTTCCAGAGCGATTGTCAGAACAACCGCTCCAGCCCGCGTCCAAACATTTGGGAGTTTCGACTGAGGCAGTTAGGTCCACAACGCGAATCCATTAGTCCACGGCTCTACGCCTAAAGATTTGAATTATAAATTTGGCATTTTCTCAAACTGTGGGCTGATGAACGGCAATGTTTGTGGTCCAACGTGCTCCAATGCATCTTACGTCACATCCTTACTTACTTGatattcccaaaaaaaaaaaatttttcttttttttgaagaatttaaaaaaaaagagagagagagagaactatACTAGTAGGACTTCAGCTTATTTTTTGGTTCGTTCGTATATTCTCTAAGATTCATGGATGTTTGACTAGTGACATCACCGGTCGATGTCATTACcgaaagtaaaaagaaaaaaaatgatactTTAGCTTAATTCCCTTGCCTATGAGATTTTAATTTAATGGctaaagttgatagggcagaaattagAGATTCAGAATTTAATTACTCTCTTTTATCTCTCTGCTTTTTAAGTCTCATTTTACGCTACtttgaaaaaaggaagaaaaaaaaatctcaccATTTTGTTCATTCAATTATTTGTGAATCAATTAGAACCTAAAAACGATAGTACGAAGCAGCAGCAATTGTGGTGTGCTTTTCTTATGTTATGAAGGGGATAAAGCAGTTGGTTTTAGTAGTATCACTTTTGGCTCGTGGTTGGTTGTAATAATTCATCGAATCTACATTGGGGCATTGAAGTCTTAAGGTATCAATCACAATCTACATTAAGTTTGATGTCGGTTTGACTGGGAGGATTATCCCATCCTAAGAGGATTATTTTTCTGGTGGTTATAAAGATTTGTGGCACATGCGTTCCAGCGTCCGAATATTATTTTGGCAGTTGATTTTTAAGTGTAGTGAACCGCGATGAGTTTAAAACTTTAAATGAACTTGAATTATTGGACAGTAAATTATAGTGAAGCAAATGTAGTAAATCCTAGTACGTGAATCGTTTTCACCCAAAAACACGGCCGATACAATGGCCAGAGAGGTCAACATCTCAAGATTGAGATTGGGACTAATCTCTGTATCCATCCGAATTGAATACTCCATAGTAGAAtgaagttatttttttttatggtaatgattacatttttataatataattttattttaatttaaggGGAGAAGAATCTAAAGAGAGAAATTGTGTATGAGTGATTAATAGATATAAGAATCTGACTAAATCAAATGGATACTCTGacacttttttaaaatttttttttaataatagaaTGAAGTTAGAGAAAATGCTTTTTTGAGAGAGAATGGGAATTTTCTTGGGGCTCCCTACGGGTTTGGGCCGTTTGGCTCTGACATCCTCCATCACCCATGTGTCGTCAGATATTACTGGATCCAGCAGAGCAGATAGACAAATTGGTGTTTAAATCATTTTATTTGCTGTTTAAATAGTTAATACTTCAACTAAGCTGTTTGCCGGTAGGCATTGCGCAGCAGTTTGTCACGTTAACTAGCTTGCATTGCAGTGCAATTAAAAGCAACTAGTAtgattgtttggattgcatttttttgaattttttttgtagaaaaattactatagcgatttgatgtacGTGAGGAAAAAATGTAACAGAAAAATGTGATTacggaaaataaaataatttttcgaCGGAAAATGGCTGTCCAAACACCCTTTTTGACTATACATATTTCCGATTAAACTCATGGTTGATAACGAGCGGAAAAAGACGAATCTTGGAATTCTCTTGGAAAATAACTAGAATATAAACATGAGATGTCTTCTTGAATTAAATAGCCGCTATTTTAGCATACATGCTTTCTTcataaagcattcaaaaatttattcaacGCTGACGACCTTCGTGATGGCGCAGAAATGTTTGCATTGGATTAATTGCTCAAGAAAGTCGTGAATGTATCAGCTGTaattaaaattataatttatgcTTATAGGGCTTTCcttttaatgttttttttttaaacctatTTCATGCATTTGAAGGGGGAGGTTGGCTGACTAGGGAATAGGGATGCCATCATTTTTTATTCTTGAAGATAAAAGTAATAGTCCTACCGTTTATGAGATAGGAGGAGAAACGattgaaagttcttgaacagTTGTAACTTATTGCAAAttgtttgtataattttatgaaaaaaaaaagatgatgtGATTGGTTACTGTTTATATGAATTTGTACATTTTATAGTTGTGTTAAAATTACGTGACATTGACTCGTTTTTACAATTTAATCCACATTTTTAAAATTCATGGTACTATTGAATAAGTGCAAGTTAGATTGGTTCATTTAACTATCCAATTAATGGAGTTAATTTTTGGAATGACTCTGGACTTATAAAATACTAGTGTTCAATGCATACCCTAGGTGcgtgcaattgaaaaaaaaaaaaaacatttatgGTCATGCATTttacattaattttttattaccgaagcaaattttaaatatttttcataaaataatcTTACATTGATAGCTATAATGTTTAGGGGTAGTTCTGTTGaaaacatatatttaaatagttaaaagtaaaaatagtcATGAATAGTTATAGATAGTTAGAAGTGAAAGTAATTTTTATAagaactaaaaaaaattaagtaacGATAAATGTTAATCCCAGATCTGTTCCTAAACCTTACATATAGTACAGATACGATTAATGTGTTAGTCCGCGCCTCGGCGAAAGCTACATGACTAAGATAGGATAACCTGGGGACCCTCTCAGAGAAGATTAGACATCACAATCACACACCAACTCGTCGGGTTACTCGTGTGTCGCTATGGGCCAACCTTTCGGAGTTGTACTTAGCATCACGGGGCCATCCACAATCCAAAACTGCCAATTGGCCAACTTTTTGCATGgcgggttaaaaaaaaaacactacgTATGGCGGgtgtaaaaaagagaaaaaaaaaaaaaaacactacatTGCGAATATTgcattaaaattaatttttttcaacaaagaaATCAGAATTAAATTAATAACCCTGAATCTCAAATGTTTACCTCAAAAGCTGGCAATTTTTGAGGCCACCGAGAGAACTAATAACCTAACCCTCAATCCCTCCAAGAATCGATGTGGGATTCTTGTGATAGGGTCAGGGAGGCATCTGCTATTAAAGGTGTACTAACCCTAAGACACTTGGAAACCTCACCGCTCGTTTCTGATTTCTTCGTTGCATTAAAACCAATTACTCAGTCCCTTTTTAAGGATAGATCGAACTCAAACCTACCTTCAATACAAAAAATTCAAAGGAGTTGCCCCTTATACAGCCTAGTAAAAAAACCCGAAGGCCTGCTAtgattgccaaaaaaaaaattgcattaaAACTCCTCTTTGGAGAGTAGGTTGAGGATTTAAATTTCAGATGCtgccggaaaaaaaaaaggcatcaaTATATGATTTTGTACAACGATGAAGTTGtttggatttcattttttatgttaaattttctaaattttttggaataaatttttttaaatatatttcaaCTACTTTTTTGCCACCTTATATAGATTACATATCAAAATAGTGCTACAGTGAATTTTTTATACacactttttcaaaaaaatccaAACGGGTATTACAGTTTTCTGCTTCATATGTGGATAGTTTGGGCGATCGTTCACCTGAACAATAAGATCAAATAGCTTTATGGGCAAATTTTGCGATATGGATCTCCCCAACTAATTTCAGTCCATTCTGGTTGTTCCGTAGGGAAGTTTGGTGACGGATTAATTTTCCACTATCAAGGATCTCCACAATAAGACGAGACTATTACATGGTAGAAGGAAACCgttgcagattttttttttttttttggaaacaataaaaattttgtttattgATACCTActtccattattattattattattattaggagTCAAGACAGATCCTCAAAACTATAAATCGCTTGCGGAATTTAAACATATAGATTACTCACATATGCATTTCTCATTTTTTCGCAAAacttaaggttgtgtttggattgcattttccatgatttttcatagaaaaattactgtagcaatttgatgtatgtgagggaaaaagttaatagggaaatgtgatcacggaaaacaacGTAATTTTCCAACGGAaaactgcaatccaaacaaggcctaaatATACTCCCTTAGTCTTATTGAAAATatcatattttatattttgaaatgtccTAAAATGTTTGTCATGTTGACAGAGTTAAAACGCATTTTAGTCTCTTCCTTTAATTATATGCATGTTATCGTcccaattcaaattttaaatttataaagaTAAGACTGAAAAtaaaagtacaaatatcacGGTAAAATCGCTAAtctgaaaaaattaaaattttgaaatataaaacaaaataattgaTGAGGAGCGAACATGACCTTTTTTTTCGAGTGATCCGTCATCATCTGTGGAGTACATATGTGATGCCAATTGGTCAATTCCTCCTGCCGTGTCGAGAGTTTGGTGTGTAGGGGAAACTGCGAGCTGCGAAGTGTGTGACCCCCCTCCCATGTGTAGCTCTCGTGAATCCTTGTAAGCAATTGTACTACCTTTCTTTTCCCGAAACTGTTACACCTTTATTATTTTTGTCCATTCACTTTGCGGTACTATTTAATTTGCACCCAAATTCCAAACCAAGTTTTCAGGCTTTCAATTACGACTTGTTTTGGAGATTCAGACTGTCCTACCTACAAGCCCCAAAGTCTGGTCAAATCCACGACGGAGCACTAGTGTGATTGCCCGCGTTTTGATCCACATGGAATCTTGGctgaaaaataaaacaaataaagaaatagcaaaaaataaaagaaacagagCCAGACGGACCATTATGCCCTCAGACAATCAAACCGTATAAAAATTACTGCAAGCATAGGCTACGAAGCAgccagtttaaaaaaaaaaaaatttttagagagagagagagagtgtgtgtgtgtgtgtaagcTGAAACAGGCTGAATAATCTTTAAaatccaaaaatgaaaaataaaacgtaACACTAAATTGGTCAGGTGAAGATGACGATTCTAAGGGCATAATCCCCAGTTCCGCACCACGGGCAAAGTCCTAAGAAAGAGAAGTCAAAAGTGGTCCACTGCCAGTCAAACGGTCCGAACGATCTAAGGAATCAGGACAGAACGGTAATTTGGGCAAGTACAACATTGTAGGTCGGGCCCAATTACTTGTCCAGCTATCAGCCCTGTGTAAAGTAGAAGCTGACAGCAGTCCAGCCGAAGGCCcactttcttcttctccctccATAGGAGGTACTGCATCCTTACCGAATTAATTGTTATCATAGCTGCCTAATTCATAGGTTGGTGTATCGGAAactcattttgttttatttgcttataatcttatgaatatattttcaatcacatatttatttaatatatatcatatcaaaaaaTTGTTACAATGTatcttttttgaaaattttattgaaCCATAACgatttgaaatattttgttggattggaaattatttgagatatttttacggtagcactttttatgatgtgatgtatgtgagataaaaaggtgtattgaaaattgtaataataatgtaaacaaatatattttggcaaataatctcCGGTCCAAACACACTCAAAGATATCCTCGAGTCTTTCTGGCATTTGATTGAACAAGCACATTTATGCAACACGAAAGGGTCTCATAGCTTGTTGGTGTCCTTAACTACGAATACAAAGTCAGCTTCcgagctcaaaaaaaaaacttctgcAAAATTTGAAGGGTTTTGTAAGCATATAGGATTAGTTTTCACTGAAAGAAACAAACGAGTACGAGGTACAGATTAGATTGTATCTTGCAAATTGCCCTTAATAGTAATTATTTGTCAAATACCATACGCATAGACGGCATAGTGCATCTTAAACAGGGACGGATTTAAGGGGGGCACTGGCCccttaaattcctataatacttatataattttgacataattttaagCGTGTCctcatagattttttttttaatgtgaaaGAATGGGTCACAAAATttaggctccgtttggattagctgtttttggatttgtttttcaaaaacaccactgtagcattttgaatctgaaaaacaagtccgtttggattagttgtttttggggttattttttcaaaaactatatgaaaaacttttactgtagatttttttggattatttttagaggtatttttgaaacatatttttgagtatttttagaatattataatttttatatttttatataaatatacatttatacatttatgcatttataatacatttatatttacaaatgtatagatgtatattattataaatgaataaattataaatgaatattatataaatgaataaattataaattataaattttatatttttatacaaatatgcatttatgcatttataatacatttatagatatttataaataaatatatttatatattcatataaaaatatattaatgtattatattatatataatacataatataaatatatttataaatgtataagtgtatattattataaatgtataaattataaatgaatattataaatatattataaattataagtgtatattattataaatgtataaattaatatattataaatatatattaatattatgtagaaatgtatttatataattaatataaatgtatatatgtattgatattatgtataaatgtaaaattagtattatgtatattaatataaatgtataaatgtattatattatatataatacataatataaatgtatatttaaatgtataagtgtatattattaaaaatgtataaattataaatgaatattatataaatgtataaattaataaattataaatatatattaatattatgtagaaatgtattaatataattaatataaatatatacatgtattaatattatgtataaatgtaaaattaatattatgtatattaatataaatgtattatattatatattataaataatataaatgtatattataaatatacataaatatttatatattatgtataaatgtacatttatataaatgtataatatattatatattatattatatataatttatataacatataatatttatgtaaatatattataaatatataaaaatatattataaataaaataaaatatttataatatgtatgtataaatatataatattagaaatgtataatatatacaatatacattattattaatataatttatgtataatatatataattgaaataaatatatttatattaatataatatatataatatacataattgaaatatacatattaaaatatattaaaatataattgaaatatgcatattaaaatacataattaaaatatacaaattgaaatatacttattaaaatatacaaattaaatatacataattgaaatatatttggagttgtttttgatatattgtttggatatggtgtttttgaagttgtttttgaaatacacattacTGTAgtatttggaatgtgaaaaataatttttcaaaaacaggtgCAAAAGCACTCAATCCAAACGCAGCCTTAgtttagttacttatattgagAAAATATACTTCATGAAGttcaaaatatgaaaactcattgtgagcaattgtaaataatttagtttgttttggaaataaaattattattacattaataattttgaatttgtctttttatgttttgaaTGGAATATACgtatcatttgtacttgttggtgaatttatatatttttgttgcttaaaaaactagaaaaagagtagataaaaaatGTTGAGTATTATTTTTGCCCCCACTAAgatttttttctggctccgccactgATCTTAAATCATCAATTAGTAAAGTATGATGTTGCAGCcaattgtatatatatggttATCAGGACTTGGTATTCTTTTCAGCaaaaatctatatctatataaatttgataAGGGATTTTTAGCAACAAGCCTCCACACATCTTCTCACTATCAATtccatttttctagcatttcatatttaatttaatttataaaatatatttctCTCAACTTCCACATATATTTTTCACATTTGAAATTGTTGGttactttttaaaatcattttattTCAAATTGTTGGTTAATGTGCATGTTATTCTATTTGAACTTCAATCCATCACGTTTCCAATTTCCTTGTGTTATTTATGATTCTACAACAATTAAAACTTCTATA containing:
- the LOC140034964 gene encoding peptidyl-prolyl cis-trans isomerase FKBP20-1-like produces the protein MSDTIDLTGDGGVLKTIVRHAKPDAIAPSESLPLVDVHYEGILADTGEVFDTTREDNTVFTFEVGKGSVIKAWDVALRTMKVGEVAKITCMPEYAYGSAGSPPEVPPDAILIFEVELVTCRPRRGASLSSVSDERARLEELKKQREVAAATKEEEKKRREEAKAAAAARIQAKLEAKKGQGKGKGKGK